A region of Streptomyces sp. NBC_01788 DNA encodes the following proteins:
- the purQ gene encoding phosphoribosylformylglycinamidine synthase subunit PurQ: MTARIGVVTFPGSLDDRDTQRAIRLAGAEPVALWHKDKDLKQVDAVVLPGGFSYGDYLRAGAISRFSPVMGSVIEQARAGLPVLGICNGFQVLTEAHLLPGAMLGNDHLHFICRDQKLRVENASTAWTSDYTAGQEIHIPLKNMDGRYVADAYTLDKLDAEGRVAFRYLDVNPNGSLRDIAGITNEAGNVVGLMPHPEHATEPLIGTGRTDGLPFFTSILKKLVTA; this comes from the coding sequence GTGACCGCTCGTATTGGCGTCGTCACTTTCCCGGGCAGCCTGGACGACCGTGACACCCAGCGGGCGATCCGCCTCGCCGGTGCCGAACCGGTCGCCCTCTGGCACAAGGACAAGGACCTCAAGCAGGTCGACGCGGTCGTCCTGCCCGGTGGTTTCTCCTACGGCGACTACCTGCGGGCCGGAGCCATCTCGCGCTTCTCGCCGGTGATGGGGAGCGTCATCGAGCAGGCGCGGGCCGGACTGCCGGTGCTCGGCATCTGCAACGGCTTCCAGGTGCTCACCGAGGCCCATCTCCTCCCGGGCGCGATGCTCGGCAACGACCACCTGCACTTCATCTGCCGCGACCAGAAGCTGCGGGTGGAGAACGCGTCGACCGCCTGGACCAGCGACTACACCGCCGGCCAGGAGATCCACATCCCGCTGAAGAACATGGACGGGCGGTACGTCGCCGACGCGTACACGCTGGACAAGCTGGATGCCGAGGGCCGCGTCGCCTTCCGCTACCTCGACGTCAACCCGAACGGCTCGCTGCGGGACATCGCCGGTATCACCAACGAGGCCGGCAACGTCGTGGGTCTCATGCCGCACCCCGAGCACGCCACCGAGCCGCTGATCGGCACCGGCCGCACCGACGGTCTCCCGTTCTTCACCTCGATCCTCAAGAAGCTGGTCACCGCATGA
- the purS gene encoding phosphoribosylformylglycinamidine synthase subunit PurS produces MARVVVDVMLKPEILDPQGQAVQRALPRLGFEGISDVRQGKRFELEVDGPVDEAALARIHDLAESFLANTVIEDFTVKVESDDVVAGATK; encoded by the coding sequence GTGGCACGCGTCGTAGTCGACGTCATGCTCAAGCCGGAGATCCTCGACCCCCAGGGCCAGGCGGTGCAGCGCGCACTGCCGCGGCTGGGTTTCGAAGGCATCTCCGACGTCCGTCAGGGAAAGCGATTCGAACTGGAAGTGGACGGGCCCGTCGACGAGGCCGCGCTCGCCCGCATTCACGATCTTGCCGAATCCTTCCTCGCCAACACCGTGATCGAGGACTTCACCGTCAAGGTCGAGTCCGATGACGTAGTCGCGGGGGCCACGAAGTGA
- a CDS encoding histone-like nucleoid-structuring protein Lsr2 — translation MAQRVVVTLFDDIDGSEAAETIAFGLDGRFYEIDLNQANAKKLRKALAPYVEAGRKRSKSGKTYRQTEVAPDPAAVRAWAQAHKMDVPARGRIPKKVYEAFSAAQ, via the coding sequence GTGGCGCAGCGTGTCGTGGTCACTCTCTTTGACGACATCGACGGCTCGGAAGCGGCGGAAACGATCGCCTTCGGACTGGACGGCAGGTTCTACGAGATCGACCTGAACCAAGCCAATGCCAAGAAACTGCGTAAGGCGCTCGCACCGTACGTGGAAGCCGGCCGCAAGCGGTCGAAGTCGGGCAAGACGTACCGGCAGACGGAGGTCGCTCCCGATCCCGCCGCCGTCCGCGCCTGGGCGCAGGCTCACAAAATGGACGTGCCGGCGCGCGGCCGCATCCCCAAGAAGGTCTACGAGGCATTCAGCGCGGCCCAGTGA
- a CDS encoding ABC transporter ATP-binding protein has translation MDTDEHVIEVTGLHRVYEGGFEAVRGISFHVDRGEIFALLGTNGAGKTSTVELLEGLASPASGRVRVLGHDPYAERALVRPRTGVMLQEGGFPSELTVAETARMWAGCVSGARPPHEALEQVGLGRRTDVRVKQLSGGERRRLDLALALLGEPEVLFLDEPTTGLDAEGRRDTWELVRALRDRGTTVLLTTHYLEEAEGLADRIAILHEGRIATAGTPAEVTAAQPSRISFDLPAGYFLGDLPPLAGLGVCEHEVDGRAVRLRTRELQRTATELLLWAHRAGIELAGLDVRSASLEEAFLGIARDAAAPRTKEYAA, from the coding sequence ATGGACACGGACGAGCACGTGATTGAGGTGACCGGCCTCCACCGGGTGTACGAGGGCGGATTCGAGGCGGTGCGCGGGATCTCCTTCCATGTGGACCGGGGGGAGATCTTCGCGCTCCTCGGCACCAACGGCGCCGGAAAGACCTCGACGGTCGAGCTCCTGGAGGGGCTGGCGTCACCGGCCTCGGGGCGCGTGCGGGTGCTCGGGCACGACCCGTACGCGGAGCGTGCGCTGGTACGGCCGCGCACCGGTGTGATGCTCCAGGAGGGCGGCTTCCCCTCCGAGCTGACCGTCGCCGAGACCGCGCGGATGTGGGCGGGCTGCGTCAGCGGGGCCCGCCCGCCCCATGAGGCGCTCGAACAGGTCGGTCTCGGGCGGCGCACGGACGTACGGGTCAAGCAGCTCTCCGGCGGTGAACGGCGTCGCCTGGACCTGGCACTCGCGCTGCTCGGCGAGCCCGAGGTGCTGTTCCTGGACGAGCCGACGACCGGGCTGGACGCCGAAGGGCGCCGGGACACCTGGGAGTTGGTGCGGGCGCTGCGCGATCGCGGCACCACCGTGCTGCTCACCACGCACTACCTGGAGGAGGCCGAAGGGCTCGCCGACCGGATCGCGATCCTCCACGAGGGACGCATCGCGACCGCCGGTACCCCGGCCGAGGTCACCGCCGCGCAGCCGTCCCGGATCTCCTTCGACCTGCCCGCGGGGTACTTCCTCGGCGACCTGCCCCCGCTCGCCGGACTGGGCGTGTGCGAGCACGAGGTGGACGGCCGCGCCGTACGGCTGCGCACCCGCGAACTCCAGCGGACCGCCACGGAACTGCTGCTGTGGGCACACCGGGCCGGAATCGAACTGGCCGGGCTGGATGTCCGGTCGGCCTCGCTGGAGGAGGCGTTCCTCGGCATCGCGCGGGACGCCGCCGCGCCGCGGACGAAGGAGTACGCCGCATGA
- a CDS encoding ABC transporter permease: protein MSTAVTTPAGRMAALARAELLLLARNRSALVAGVLLPLVLPFTVRSATAQMNLEDAGLTVGLVILPAAIGVSLLFAVYSTLVGVFVARREQLVLKRLRTGELRDTEILAGAALPAVATGLVQCLLLTGACTALLHVPAPRSPHLAVVGLLLGLLLGVLLAAVTAGFTRTTESSQVTSLPLLLVSMIGSGLTVPLELLPERLARCCELLPLTPVTTLVRGGWTGDLSGYDALRAVGIALAWIALAVFAVRRRFRWEPRR, encoded by the coding sequence ATGAGCACCGCCGTCACCACCCCCGCCGGCCGGATGGCCGCGCTCGCACGCGCCGAGCTGCTTCTGCTGGCCCGCAACCGGAGTGCTCTGGTGGCGGGCGTGCTCCTGCCGCTGGTGCTGCCCTTCACCGTCCGGTCGGCGACCGCGCAGATGAACCTGGAGGACGCCGGGCTGACCGTCGGGCTGGTCATCCTGCCGGCCGCGATCGGCGTCTCCCTGCTGTTCGCCGTGTACTCCACCCTGGTCGGCGTGTTCGTCGCCCGGCGCGAGCAGCTGGTCCTCAAGCGGCTGCGCACGGGCGAGCTGCGGGACACCGAGATCCTCGCCGGAGCCGCCCTGCCGGCCGTCGCCACCGGCCTCGTCCAGTGCCTGCTGCTGACCGGCGCCTGCACCGCGCTGCTGCACGTCCCCGCCCCGCGCTCACCCCATCTCGCCGTCGTCGGCCTGCTGTTGGGCCTGCTGCTCGGCGTGCTGCTGGCGGCCGTCACCGCGGGCTTCACCCGGACCACCGAGAGCTCCCAGGTCACCTCGCTCCCCCTGCTGCTGGTCTCGATGATCGGCTCCGGGCTGACCGTGCCGCTGGAACTGCTCCCCGAGCGGCTCGCCCGGTGCTGCGAGCTGCTGCCGCTGACCCCGGTGACCACACTGGTCCGCGGCGGCTGGACCGGAGACCTGAGCGGCTACGACGCCCTTCGGGCCGTGGGTATAGCGCTGGCCTGGATCGCGCTCGCGGTGTTTGCTGTACGGCGCCGGTTCCGCTGGGAGCCGAGGCGCTGA
- a CDS encoding sensor histidine kinase: MRGPVGWWRGKSTTAKVETYTRWSFHTFALIEAVMGGLMVLRQAGPHPAAWLAAAVTGHAALCAVTASRALDWTRGRREQPLRLLWTLGAVTAVLAVLALGVHAHGPGDNVDTAAGMAFACVLVFGAGIIALGVRTRRRVAAVVTGFAAGSGVIAFPLGMPGLAALANVVMVLVGGASLAFTSVFSVWLLNAVYALDEARETRTRLAVAEERLRFGRDLHDVMGRNLAVIALKAELAVQLGRRGRPEAVEQMIEVQRLAQESQREVRAVVRGYREADLAAELAGAQGVLTAAGIDCAVTGSPAGLPTPVQSALGWVVREAATNVLRHGDARRCTVSLRVADGRAELTVENDGVPESPAGDRPGSGLAGLRERLSELDGTLRAGPAGRGRFRLTAEVPLPPPAAGPQTARPLSEATR, encoded by the coding sequence ATGCGCGGGCCCGTCGGCTGGTGGCGCGGCAAGAGCACGACAGCCAAGGTCGAGACGTACACACGGTGGTCGTTCCACACCTTCGCGCTGATCGAGGCGGTCATGGGCGGGCTGATGGTCCTGCGCCAGGCGGGCCCCCACCCGGCGGCCTGGCTGGCGGCGGCGGTCACCGGGCACGCCGCGCTCTGCGCGGTGACCGCGTCCCGTGCGCTCGACTGGACCCGCGGCAGGCGTGAGCAGCCCCTGCGGCTGCTGTGGACGCTCGGCGCGGTCACCGCGGTGCTGGCCGTCCTCGCGCTCGGCGTGCACGCCCACGGCCCCGGCGACAACGTGGACACCGCGGCGGGCATGGCCTTCGCGTGCGTGCTGGTCTTCGGCGCCGGCATCATCGCCCTCGGGGTGCGCACCCGGCGCCGGGTCGCCGCGGTGGTGACGGGATTCGCGGCCGGTTCCGGAGTCATCGCCTTCCCCCTGGGGATGCCGGGCCTGGCCGCGCTGGCCAACGTGGTCATGGTGCTGGTCGGAGGCGCATCCCTGGCCTTCACCTCCGTCTTCTCCGTCTGGCTGCTGAACGCCGTCTACGCGCTCGACGAGGCGCGGGAGACCCGGACCCGGCTCGCAGTCGCCGAGGAGCGCCTGCGGTTCGGGCGGGATCTGCACGACGTGATGGGGCGCAACCTCGCGGTGATCGCGCTGAAGGCGGAACTGGCCGTGCAGCTGGGCCGGCGCGGCCGGCCCGAGGCGGTGGAGCAGATGATCGAGGTGCAGCGGCTGGCCCAGGAGTCGCAACGCGAGGTCCGTGCCGTGGTCCGCGGCTACCGGGAGGCCGACCTCGCCGCGGAACTCGCGGGCGCCCAGGGCGTCCTGACGGCGGCCGGCATCGACTGTGCGGTCACCGGCTCACCGGCCGGTCTGCCCACGCCGGTGCAGTCCGCGCTCGGCTGGGTCGTCCGGGAGGCCGCCACGAACGTGCTCCGGCACGGGGACGCCCGGCGGTGCACGGTGTCCCTGCGCGTGGCCGACGGCCGGGCCGAGCTGACCGTCGAGAACGACGGGGTGCCAGAGTCCCCCGCCGGTGACCGGCCGGGCTCCGGGCTCGCCGGTCTTCGTGAACGGCTGTCGGAGCTCGACGGCACCCTGCGGGCGGGACCCGCGGGACGCGGCCGGTTCCGGCTGACCGCCGAGGTGCCGCTGCCGCCGCCCGCCGCCGGTCCCCAGACCGCCCGTCCGTTGAGCGAGGCCACCCGATGA
- a CDS encoding response regulator transcription factor, with protein MTTSPVPVRLLLADDEHLIRGALAALLSLEDDLLVVAEAASGPEALAMARAHAPDVAVLDLQMPGADGVKVATSLRAELPGCRVLIVTSHGRPGHLKRALAAGVRGFVPKTVSAQRLAEIIRTVHAGNRYVDPELAADAISAGDSPLTAREAEVLEFAADGAPVAEIAERAALSPGTVRNYLSSAVTKLGAENRHAAVQLARERGWV; from the coding sequence ATGACGACGTCCCCCGTGCCCGTCCGGCTGCTGCTGGCCGACGACGAACACCTGATCCGCGGCGCGCTCGCCGCGCTGCTGTCCCTTGAGGACGACCTGCTGGTCGTCGCGGAGGCGGCGAGCGGACCGGAGGCGCTGGCCATGGCCCGGGCGCACGCGCCGGACGTGGCCGTGCTTGATCTGCAGATGCCGGGCGCGGACGGTGTGAAGGTCGCCACATCCCTGCGGGCCGAACTGCCGGGCTGCCGGGTGCTGATCGTGACCAGCCACGGACGGCCCGGACATCTGAAGCGGGCGCTTGCCGCGGGTGTGCGCGGGTTCGTCCCGAAGACCGTCAGCGCCCAGCGGCTCGCCGAGATCATCCGCACCGTGCACGCCGGAAACCGCTACGTCGACCCGGAGTTGGCCGCCGACGCGATCTCCGCCGGGGACTCCCCGCTGACCGCGCGGGAGGCCGAGGTGCTGGAGTTCGCCGCCGACGGGGCACCGGTCGCGGAGATCGCCGAGCGGGCCGCGCTGTCCCCGGGGACCGTACGGAACTACCTGTCGTCGGCCGTGACGAAACTCGGCGCGGAGAATCGACATGCGGCAGTACAGCTCGCACGGGAGCGAGGTTGGGTATAG
- a CDS encoding phosphoribosylaminoimidazolesuccinocarboxamide synthase: protein MSGFVEKPEPIQVPGLVHLHTGKVRDLYQNEAGDLVMVASDRMSAYDWVLPTEIPDKGRILTQLSLWWFDRLTDLAPNHVLSTEVPEGAPADWAGRTLICKSLRMVPVECVARGYLTGSGLAEYEQTRTVCGLALPEGLTDGSELPAPIFTPATKAEVGEHDENVSYEEVARQVGAETAAQLRQATLAVYGRARDIARDRGIILADTKFEFGFDGEALVLADEVLTPDSSRFWPADQWQPGRAQPSYDKQYVRDWLTSAESGWDRRSEQPPPSLPQPVVEATRAKYVEAYERLTGTSWA from the coding sequence GTGTCCGGATTCGTCGAAAAGCCCGAGCCGATCCAGGTTCCGGGCCTGGTGCATCTGCACACCGGCAAGGTGCGCGACCTGTACCAGAACGAGGCGGGCGACCTCGTCATGGTCGCCAGCGACCGCATGTCCGCCTACGACTGGGTGCTGCCGACCGAGATCCCCGACAAGGGCCGCATCCTCACGCAGCTGTCCCTGTGGTGGTTCGACCGGCTCACCGACCTGGCCCCGAACCACGTCCTGTCCACCGAGGTGCCCGAGGGCGCTCCCGCCGACTGGGCGGGCCGCACCCTGATCTGCAAGTCCCTGCGGATGGTCCCCGTGGAGTGCGTGGCCCGCGGCTACCTCACCGGTTCGGGCCTGGCCGAGTACGAGCAGACCCGCACGGTCTGCGGCCTCGCCCTGCCCGAGGGCCTGACCGACGGCTCCGAGCTGCCCGCCCCGATCTTCACCCCGGCCACCAAGGCCGAGGTCGGCGAGCACGACGAGAACGTCTCCTACGAGGAGGTGGCCCGCCAGGTCGGCGCGGAGACGGCCGCCCAGCTGCGCCAGGCCACGCTCGCCGTCTACGGCCGGGCCCGGGACATCGCCCGCGACCGCGGGATCATCCTCGCCGACACCAAGTTCGAGTTCGGCTTCGACGGGGAGGCGCTCGTCCTCGCCGACGAGGTGCTCACCCCGGACTCCTCCCGCTTCTGGCCGGCCGACCAGTGGCAGCCGGGCCGCGCGCAGCCGTCGTACGACAAGCAGTACGTCCGCGACTGGCTGACGTCCGCCGAGTCCGGCTGGGACCGCAGGAGCGAGCAGCCCCCGCCGTCGCTGCCGCAGCCGGTCGTGGAGGCGACGCGGGCGAAGTACGTGGAGGCGTACGAGCGGCTGACGGGGACGAGCTGGGCGTAG
- a CDS encoding N,N-dimethylformamidase beta subunit family domain-containing protein produces MGSEQIRRWESGALAHAVTDPFGLGPVPWLRGSETYFDDTGHVVPWYVDPLPQTPPQTPPPRTRSGRPRVPAPRASGGGPRSADDVHRQIKGFVSTGAVTPGEAIDFHVTVDPPQQFGVDIYRIGHYGGDGAAKITTSPRLSGIVQPPPLTADRTVSCHHWWLSWRLQVPSHWSVGAYVAVLTTDDGYRSHIPFTVRDNRPADLLLLLPDITWQAYNLYPEDGHTGASLYHAWDEHGRLLGEADAATTVSFDRPYAGAGLPLHVGHAYDVIRWAERYGYDLAYADARDLHAGRVDPTRYRGLVFPGHDEYWSVSMRRTVELARENGTSLVFLSANTMYWQVELGASPSGVPDRLLTCRKRKGPGRSVLWREIDRPEQQLVGIQYAGRVPEPHPLIVRNADHWLWEATGAEEGEEIAGLVAGEADRYFPRTPLPEYQDRILLAHSPYTDGEGVTRHQETSLYRAPSGALVFAAGTFAWSPALDRPGHVDARIQRATANLLDRICKRD; encoded by the coding sequence ATGGGATCGGAGCAGATTCGCCGCTGGGAGTCGGGGGCTCTCGCGCACGCCGTGACGGACCCCTTCGGCCTGGGCCCCGTCCCCTGGCTGCGCGGCAGCGAGACGTACTTCGACGACACCGGGCACGTCGTTCCCTGGTACGTGGACCCGCTCCCGCAGACGCCCCCGCAGACGCCGCCCCCGCGGACCAGGTCCGGCCGCCCCCGCGTGCCCGCTCCCCGCGCCTCCGGCGGCGGTCCCCGTTCGGCCGACGACGTCCACCGGCAGATCAAGGGCTTCGTCTCCACCGGTGCCGTCACTCCCGGCGAGGCGATCGACTTCCACGTCACCGTCGACCCGCCCCAGCAGTTCGGCGTGGACATCTACCGCATCGGACACTACGGCGGCGACGGCGCCGCCAAGATCACCACCAGTCCGCGCCTGTCCGGCATCGTCCAGCCCCCGCCGCTGACCGCCGACCGCACCGTCTCCTGCCACCACTGGTGGCTCTCGTGGCGGTTGCAGGTGCCGTCCCACTGGAGCGTCGGCGCCTACGTGGCCGTGCTCACCACCGACGACGGCTACCGCTCCCACATCCCGTTCACCGTCCGCGACAACCGCCCCGCGGACCTGCTGCTGCTCCTGCCCGACATCACCTGGCAGGCCTACAACCTCTACCCGGAGGACGGCCACACGGGCGCCAGCCTCTACCACGCCTGGGACGAGCACGGGCGGCTGCTCGGTGAGGCCGACGCCGCGACCACGGTCTCCTTCGACCGCCCTTACGCCGGGGCGGGCCTGCCCCTGCACGTGGGCCACGCCTACGACGTCATCCGCTGGGCCGAGCGCTACGGCTACGACCTCGCCTACGCCGACGCCCGCGACCTGCACGCCGGCCGTGTCGACCCCACCCGCTACCGCGGTCTGGTCTTCCCCGGCCACGACGAGTACTGGTCGGTGAGCATGCGCCGCACCGTCGAACTCGCCCGCGAGAACGGCACGTCCCTGGTCTTCCTCTCGGCCAACACCATGTACTGGCAGGTCGAACTGGGCGCCTCCCCGTCCGGCGTCCCCGACCGCCTGCTGACCTGCCGCAAGCGCAAGGGCCCCGGCCGGTCGGTGCTGTGGCGGGAGATCGACCGGCCCGAGCAGCAACTGGTCGGCATCCAGTACGCCGGCCGCGTCCCCGAGCCGCACCCGCTGATCGTCCGCAACGCCGACCACTGGCTGTGGGAGGCGACCGGGGCCGAGGAGGGCGAGGAGATCGCGGGCCTGGTCGCGGGCGAGGCCGACCGCTACTTCCCGCGCACCCCGCTGCCCGAGTACCAGGACCGCATCCTGCTCGCGCACTCCCCGTACACGGACGGCGAGGGCGTGACGCGCCACCAGGAGACGTCCCTGTACCGGGCGCCCTCCGGCGCCCTCGTCTTCGCCGCGGGGACCTTCGCCTGGTCCCCGGCCCTGGACCGCCCCGGCCACGTCGACGCCCGTATCCAGCGCGCCACCGCCAACCTCCTGGACCGCATCTGCAAGCGCGACTGA
- the purD gene encoding phosphoribosylamine--glycine ligase: protein MKVLVIGSGAREHALCRSLSLDPAVTALHCAPGNAGIAEVAELHQVDALDGAAVSALAAELGADLVVVGPEAPLVAGVADALREAGVPVFGPSKEAARLEGSKAFAKDVMAAAGVPTARSYVCTTAEEVDEALNAFGAPYVVKDDGLAAGKGVVVTDDIEAARAHSAACDRVVIEEYLDGPEVSLFAVTDGETVVPLQPAQDFKRALDDDKGPNTGGMGAYSPLPWADPKLVDDVLHSVLQPTVDEMRRRGTPFSGLLYAGLAITGRGVRVIEFNARFGDPETQVVLARLQTPLAGVLMAAATGGLAHLEPLRWSDDAAVTVVVASHNYPGTPRTGDPITGLDEVAAQDAPHAYVLHAGTRREDGTVLSAGGRVLSVTATGKDLTEARDRAYTAVARVRLDGSQHRSDIAARAAADA, encoded by the coding sequence GTGAAGGTCCTCGTCATCGGCAGCGGCGCCCGCGAGCACGCCCTGTGCCGTTCCCTGTCCCTCGACCCCGCCGTCACCGCGCTGCACTGCGCGCCCGGCAACGCCGGCATCGCCGAGGTCGCCGAGCTGCACCAGGTCGACGCCCTCGACGGCGCGGCGGTGTCCGCGCTGGCCGCCGAGCTGGGTGCCGACCTCGTGGTCGTCGGCCCCGAGGCCCCGCTGGTCGCCGGGGTCGCCGACGCCCTGCGTGAGGCGGGCGTCCCGGTGTTCGGTCCCTCCAAGGAGGCCGCGCGGCTGGAGGGCTCCAAGGCCTTCGCCAAGGACGTGATGGCCGCGGCAGGCGTGCCCACGGCCCGTTCGTACGTCTGCACGACGGCCGAGGAGGTCGACGAGGCCCTCAACGCCTTCGGCGCCCCCTATGTCGTCAAGGACGACGGGCTCGCCGCCGGCAAGGGCGTCGTCGTCACCGACGACATCGAGGCGGCCAGGGCGCACTCGGCGGCCTGTGACCGCGTGGTGATCGAGGAGTACCTCGACGGACCCGAGGTCTCCCTCTTCGCCGTCACCGACGGCGAGACGGTCGTCCCGCTCCAGCCCGCCCAGGACTTCAAGCGGGCGCTCGACGACGACAAGGGCCCCAACACCGGTGGCATGGGCGCGTACTCGCCGCTGCCCTGGGCCGACCCCAAGCTCGTGGACGACGTCCTGCACAGCGTGCTTCAGCCCACGGTCGACGAGATGCGCCGCCGCGGCACGCCGTTCTCCGGGCTGCTCTACGCGGGGCTCGCCATCACCGGCCGCGGCGTCCGTGTGATCGAGTTCAACGCCCGTTTCGGCGACCCCGAGACCCAGGTGGTCCTCGCCCGCCTCCAGACCCCGCTCGCGGGAGTCCTCATGGCCGCCGCCACCGGTGGCCTCGCCCACCTGGAGCCCCTGCGCTGGAGCGACGACGCGGCCGTCACGGTGGTCGTCGCCTCCCACAACTACCCCGGCACCCCGCGCACCGGTGACCCGATCACCGGCCTCGACGAGGTGGCCGCGCAGGACGCCCCGCACGCGTACGTGCTGCACGCCGGCACCCGGCGCGAGGACGGCACCGTGCTGAGCGCGGGTGGCCGCGTGCTGTCCGTCACGGCGACGGGCAAGGACCTGACCGAGGCCCGCGACCGCGCGTACACCGCCGTCGCCCGGGTCCGCCTCGACGGGTCCCAGCACCGCTCGGACATCGCGGCGAGGGCCGCGGCGGACGCCTGA